TGGGAGCAGCAGGCGTAGCTCGCGGTTGGGGAAGTCGATCGTCACACGGCGAAACAGCCGCAACGCGTCCATGCCGAGCATCAGCGCGGGCTTGTCGGCCAGCCCGAAACGCGCGAACGGCGGCGCGTCGGCAAAGGCGACCGGCAGATTCTCGATCGTCGTGCTGCCGATCCGCACGGCGCCGATCTGGCCGTAATCGGCGAGCAGCGACACCCCCGTCACCGCCCGCGCCGAAATCTGCCGGAGCAACGTCTTGCGCGCGATAAGCCGGCGCAGCGCCGGATTGCCCATCGTCACATCCGATCCGGTGTCGATCACCACACGCACGCGGCGCTCGCCGAAATACGCGTCGGTCACGACCAACTGCCCGAACATGTCGCGCGCGCGCACCACCACCTCGCCCGGCACGGCAGCCGGCGTGCGGCGCCGCTTGGTCGAGGGCGTCACCGTCATCACATTCTGGTCGAAGTCGATCGTCACCGCATGGCCCTGCAACGTATCGATGCCGAGCATCCCCGCACCGCCGATGTTGCTCGCGGCGAACGCCGGCGCCTCGATCCGGCTGCCACCGAGTGGGCCGACACGGATGCGCGGGATCACCACCGTCGCGACCTGCTCGACGTTCGCCATCGCCGTCACCCGCACACCGCGACCCGCGGCGAGGCCGAGCATCGCCGCCAGTTCGCGCGAGATGACGGTGCGTTCGGCGCCGGTATCGACAACGAAGTGGAATGGCCCGGCATCGGCGATCTGCACGGGCACGGTCATACGCTGATCGGCATCGGCAATGGCGATGCTGTCGGCCGGCGGCGGGTTCGAGTCAGGGCCAAGCGGCGCGGCGGTCTGGGCGGAGAGCGCGAGAAGCGGAACGGCACAGAACAGGGCCGGTTTCATCGTGGAATGATACGCCCGTTTCGGACCTTCGACAAGCGAGTCGCACCTTTATTCTGCGGCGGTTTCGCCCCTGCAAAACACCCTCAATCCAGCCGCATCGCCTCGACCGCCAGCGCCTCCGCCTCGATCAGCAGCGCGTCGTCGGCATGGCCCTGCGCGACGCGCTCGCGGCCGATCAGTGTCAGCACCGGCACCGCCAGCGGCGAGACGCGCGACAGATCGACGTGCACCATCGTCGCCGCGGCGCGCTCGAGCAGCGCGCCGAGCCGGCCCACGTCGGTCATACGCGCGCGTGCGTCGTCCCACGCGGCGCGGAGCAGCAGGTGGCCGGGTTCGTATTTGCGCAGCACGTCGTAGATAAGATCGGTCGAGAACGTCACCTGCTTGCCGGTCTTGCGCTTGCCGGGGTGCTGGCGCTCGACGAGACCGCCGATCACCGCCACCTCGCGGAACGCACGCTTGAGCAGCGACGACCCCTCGACCCAATCGACGAACTCATCCTCCAGGATGTCGGCGGAGAACAAGGCGCGCGGATCGGTGACGGGTTCGAGCGAATGGCAGGCGAAGGCGTAATCGCTGGCGACGAAGCCCATCGGCTTCAGCCCGAGCGTCTCCATCCGCCGCGTGATGAGCATGCCGAGCGACTGATGCGCGTTCCACCCTTCGAAACTGTATGCGACCATGTAGTTGCGGCCTTCGCGCGGGAAGGTCTCGACCAGCAATTGCCCCGGACGCGGCAGGATCGAGCGCTTCTCCTGCATCTCCAGCCATTCGCGCACATCGTCGGGGAAGCGGTGCCACGCGGACGAATCGGCGAGGAAACCGCGCACCCGGTCGGCGAGGTTGGTCGAGATCGGCATGCGCGCGCCGCCATAGGTCGGGATGCGCGCCGGTCGGGCGGTGGCGCGGACCAGCAGATCCTCGGTGCTGGTGGCGATCACCTCAAGGCTCAAGCCAGCGAAGAAGAAGGTGTCGCCGGGCGAGAGCGTCGCGGCGAACCCCTCCTCCACCTTGCCGAGCGAGCGACCGTTCTTGAAGCGCACGGTCAGCATCGTCGCCTCGACGATGATCCCGGCGTTGAGGCGGTGTTGGGTGACGAACTGCGGGTGGCTGACTCGCCACAGCCCGTCCGGCGTTTGCGTCAGCCGCTTGAACTTGTCGTAGGCTTTCAGCGCATAGCCGCCGTCGCGGATGAAACCGAGCACTTGATCGAACGTATCGTCGGTGAGCGCCGAATAGGGCAATGCCGAGCGCACCTCGTCGAGCATCGTCTGTTGCCGGAACGGCGCGGCACACGCGCACGCCATCACATGCTGCGCGAGCACGTCGAGCGTGCCGGGGCGGAAGATGTCGGGGTCGAGTTCGCCCGCCTCGACCGCGTCGAGCGCGGCGCGGCCTTCGAGATATTCGAAGCGGTTTCCGGGGACGATCAGCGCCTCGGACGGTTCGTCGAGCCGGTGGTTGGAACGGCCGATCCGCTGGAGCAACCGCGAGGAGCCCTTGGGCGCACCCATCTGGATCACGCAATCGACATCGCCCCAATCGACACCCAGATCGAGGCTGGAGGTGGCGACCAGAGCGCGCAGCTTGCCGTCCGCCATCGCCCCTTCCACCTTGCGCCGCGCCTCGAGGCTGAGCGAACCGTGGTGGACGCCGATCGGCAGGCTGTCGGCATTGACCTTCCACAGATCCTGGAAGATCAGCTCGGCGAGGCTGCGCGTGTTGCAGAACACGATCGTGGTGCGATGTGCGGCGATCTCCGCCATAACTTGGGCGGCCGCATAGCGGCCAGAATGGCCCGCCCACGGCACCTTTCCCTCAGGTAGCACGATCGCGATGTTAGGCGGCGCGCCCGGTTCGCCTTGTACCAGCGCGACCTGGTCGATGTCGCCATCGGGCGCGAGCCACGCACGATAGCCATCGGCGTCCGCCACCGTCGCCGAGAGCGCGACGCGCCGGAGGCCGGGCGCGATCGCCTGTAACCGCGCCATGCACAGGCTGAGCAGATCGCCGCGCTTTCCGGTCGCGAAGACATGCACCTCGTCGACGACGATCGTGCGCAGGCTTGCGAACATCGTGAAGCTGTCGGGATAGGACAGCAGCAGGCTCAGCGATTCGGGCGTGGTCAGCAGGATCTGCGGCGGCCGGACGCGCTGGCGCGCCTTGCGGTCCGAGGGCGTGTCGCCGGTGCGGGTCTCGACTCGGATGTCGAGGCCCATCTCCTCAACGGGTGTCAGCAGGTTGCGCTGCACGTCGGTC
This genomic stretch from Sphingomonas panacis harbors:
- a CDS encoding aspartyl protease family protein, whose protein sequence is MKPALFCAVPLLALSAQTAAPLGPDSNPPPADSIAIADADQRMTVPVQIADAGPFHFVVDTGAERTVISRELAAMLGLAAGRGVRVTAMANVEQVATVVIPRIRVGPLGGSRIEAPAFAASNIGGAGMLGIDTLQGHAVTIDFDQNVMTVTPSTKRRRTPAAVPGEVVVRARDMFGQLVVTDAYFGERRVRVVIDTGSDVTMGNPALRRLIARKTLLRQISARAVTGVSLLADYGQIGAVRIGSTTIENLPVAFADAPPFARFGLADKPALMLGMDALRLFRRVTIDFPNRELRLLLPRDVKRTPVGGLGRA
- a CDS encoding ligase-associated DNA damage response DEXH box helicase encodes the protein MLDVARAGRHGLLVATTGAGKTLAGFLPTLAELIEHPSEGLHTLYVSPLKALATDVQRNLLTPVEEMGLDIRVETRTGDTPSDRKARQRVRPPQILLTTPESLSLLLSYPDSFTMFASLRTIVVDEVHVFATGKRGDLLSLCMARLQAIAPGLRRVALSATVADADGYRAWLAPDGDIDQVALVQGEPGAPPNIAIVLPEGKVPWAGHSGRYAAAQVMAEIAAHRTTIVFCNTRSLAELIFQDLWKVNADSLPIGVHHGSLSLEARRKVEGAMADGKLRALVATSSLDLGVDWGDVDCVIQMGAPKGSSRLLQRIGRSNHRLDEPSEALIVPGNRFEYLEGRAALDAVEAGELDPDIFRPGTLDVLAQHVMACACAAPFRQQTMLDEVRSALPYSALTDDTFDQVLGFIRDGGYALKAYDKFKRLTQTPDGLWRVSHPQFVTQHRLNAGIIVEATMLTVRFKNGRSLGKVEEGFAATLSPGDTFFFAGLSLEVIATSTEDLLVRATARPARIPTYGGARMPISTNLADRVRGFLADSSAWHRFPDDVREWLEMQEKRSILPRPGQLLVETFPREGRNYMVAYSFEGWNAHQSLGMLITRRMETLGLKPMGFVASDYAFACHSLEPVTDPRALFSADILEDEFVDWVEGSSLLKRAFREVAVIGGLVERQHPGKRKTGKQVTFSTDLIYDVLRKYEPGHLLLRAAWDDARARMTDVGRLGALLERAAATMVHVDLSRVSPLAVPVLTLIGRERVAQGHADDALLIEAEALAVEAMRLD